From the Lolium rigidum isolate FL_2022 chromosome 2, APGP_CSIRO_Lrig_0.1, whole genome shotgun sequence genome, one window contains:
- the LOC124689548 gene encoding autophagy protein 5-like, translated as MAALARDVGDAAAWSGEAARRVWGGAIPLHVHLHDADVTALPPPPPFLTLGPRIGYLPLLVPIIKAHFSSTLPPGVDTVWFEYKGLPLKWYIPIGVLFDLLCAEPERPWNLIVHFRGYPAEILSPCEGEDSVKWSYNNSLKEAAFIITGNSKNVMNMSQADQAAMWESVRKGDMDSYTNISTRLKLGLFEEDWSVATSSAERQQGSDEPESPGSVRPCRVPVRLYVRRVQEDLEYLEDAIAVSDWESVSYINRPFEIRKEEGKSYITLARALETLLPEFFSSKPAADTQPVETADSPADDSDTTPRTPRDRDPAPASQRGADLTKNATEVKLVRVQGIDLQNNMDVPFLWMANYLKNPECYLHVCVYVGAGI; from the exons ATGGCGGCGTTGGCGCGCGAcgtcggcgacgcggcggcgtggtcgggggaggcggcgcggcgggtctGGGGCGGCGCCATACCGCTGCACGTCCACCTCCACGACGCCGACGTCACCGCGCTCCCACCGCCCCCGCCCTTCCTG ACTTTAGGGCCAAGGATTGGGTACTTGCCTCTGCTGGTGCCCATTATAAAGGCTCATTTCAGCAGCACACTCCCGCCAGGCGTTGATACCGTTTGGTTTGAATACAAAGGACTGCCTTTAAAATG GTACATACCCATTGGAGTTCTTTTCGACCTTCTTTGTGCAGAGCCTGAGAGGCCATGGAATCTAATA GTTCATTTTAGGGGATATCCTGCAGAAATATTATCACCATGTGAAGGTGAAGATAGTGTGAAGTGGAGCTACAACAATTCCCTGAAAGAG GCTGCCTTTATCATAACTGGGAACAGTAAGAATGTGATGAATATGTCCCAAGCTGATCAAGCTGCTATGTGGGAATCCGTAAGGAAAG GTGACATGGATAGTTATACGAATATCTCCACCAGGCTTAAGCTTGGACTGTTTGAAGAGGATTGGTCAGTAGCAACTTCCTCAGCAGAGCGTCAACAAGGTTCTGATGAGCCTGAATCTCCTGGATCTGTCAGACCAT GCAGGGTCCCTGTTCGATTATACGTGCGCAGAGTTCAAGAAGACCTTGAGTATTTAGAGGATGCAATAGCTGTCAGTGACTGGGAAAGTGTATCCTATATAAACCGGCCATTCGAGATCCGGAAGGAAGAAG GTAAAAGCTACATCACCCTGGCACGTGCTTTGGAAACGTTGCTACCAGAGTTCTTCAGCTCGAAGCCCGCCGCTGACACTCAACCTGTGGAGACAGCAGACTCGCCAGCTGACGATTCAGACACCACTCCAAGGACTCCTCGTGACAGAGACCCAGCTCCAGCAAGCCAGCGAGGGGCTGATTTGACCAAGAACGCCACTGAGGTGAAGCTGGTGAGGGTGCAAGGTATCGATCTCCAAAACAACATGGACGTACCGTTCCTCTGGATGGCCAACTACCTCAAGAACCCCGAATGCTACCTCCATGTCTGTGTGTATGTTGGTGCAGGAATCTGA